In Aedes albopictus strain Foshan chromosome 3, AalbF5, whole genome shotgun sequence, the following are encoded in one genomic region:
- the LOC134290073 gene encoding uncharacterized protein LOC134290073 — translation MTTVPPGFVTNVGEVSVNRNCRACNQPDEADSRMVQCDGCSHWYHFKCAGVGDSIADESRTYICAFCSASPAASVSQSTTASAREAKLRLDMQRLAEEKELRARLLAEKEKQEKDMQEMAMRLEKERRDKAIADLMILEKEFIDKKYELLQARLEEDDEGRSTRSRRSARQDADRIREWMNTQRADTVSANPGEVVPTGLMSVATNVAHPSSVPTFGESSGQRPIATAGEISCATTFAPTFKDLISPVTLAHSVLPVETITSSPSNVQPTPLQQSTPRSAAVNVMEPVSVLPRSTYINAQHGLSFPNTSTAAVSNRPTVQAGLAGNLVHPPSSEVIPRFIPGPNYNQPVGSVPQSSVGNLPVISSISSALESRVPASLSLNPPWGDYAPVYPSVLPGDLARSSVFAGGGAAIPHSAPSVPIMSQNSIPPSFSMPIDSRGIYNLSSQHYPGISVSSYQAPIFSMPRQSNLPIQQLQGPNSQQLAARHVVPKELPSFSGNPAEWPLFWSSFETSTQMCGYTDAENLMRLQRSLKGDARKAVSCFLLHPTNVPEVMNTLHSLYGRPEAIIHTLLNEVRATPAPRHDKLDTLINFGLAVRNLCVHLVSTRQEMHLVNPILLQELVEKLPANIKLDWALYRQRELVADLRAFADYMNVLVTAASSVTTITEQSGQKPDVQKGKAKAFVNPHSTESTRAEWRTKEGTKTEESSSEFKPDRPCVVCKINGHKPKDCDAFKHKSLADRWKIANEVHLCKRCLYPHGRWPCKAPACGVNGCQQRHHRLLHPGEPQPNRTSATVTTTTGTVSVHRHLQSKILFRIVPVILHANGKSIRTFAFLDSGSDATLVDNSIVKRLGIVGQPTPLCMQWTNGVKRTEEESQSVQLYISGIDSTKRFVLNGVHTVKKLDLPQQSLRFENFERDFPHLRGLPVKSYDNALPGILIGLDNTKIETPLKLREGKPDEPVAAKTRIGWVVFGRSGGSTENPFRHVLHLCSRSGDDTLHDLVKDFFRVEGTGITSPAALDSADDVRAREILRATTVRTPNGRFQTGLLWKYDRVEFPNSRPMAERRLLCLEKRLQKSPELYSNVKQQIISYQEKGYAHIATDKERQHFFCTSKTTKTILKQIRNDS, via the coding sequence ATGACGACGGTTCCGCCTGGATTTGTGACCAATGTTGGTGAGGTGTCGGTCAACCGAAATTGTCGCGCATGTAACCAACCCGATGAAGCGGATAGCCGAATGGTCCAGTGCGACGGTTGTAGCCACTGGTACCACTTCAAATGCGCTGGTGTTGGAGACAGTATTGCAGACGAAAGCAGAACCTACATCTGTGCGTTCTGTTCGGCATCACCCGCTGCGTCAGTGTCACAATCCACAACAGCTAGTGCACGAGAGGCCAAGTTGAGGCTCGACATGCAACGTTTAGCTGAGGAAAAGGAGCTACGCGCGAGACTTCTGGCAGAAAAGGAGAAGCAGGAAAAGGATATGCAGGAAATGGCGATGAGGCTGGAGAAGGAGAGGAGAGATAAAGCAATCGCCGATTTGATGATTCTGGAGAAGGAGTTCATTGATAAAAAATATGAACTGCTTCAAGCTCGGCTGGAGGAAGACGACGAAGGAAGAAGTACCAGGAGCCGTCGCAGCGCTCGTCAAGACGCAGATAGGATACGAGAGTGGATGAATACGCAACGAGCAGATACCGTGAGCGCCAATCCTGGGGAAGTGGTCCCCACTGGGCTCATGTCCGTAGCAACCAACGTGGCCCATCCCTCATCAGTACCTACGTTCGGCGAGAGCAGCGGACAGCGACCAATAGCAACTGCTGGCGAAATTTCTTGTGCTACTACCTTCGCCCCGACGTTCAAGGACCTAATATCGCCTGTGACGCTGGCCCATTCCGTTTTGCCGGTGGAAACCATAACATCGTCGCCAAGCAATGTCCAACCTACACCATTGCAGCAATCCACGCCACGGTCTGCAGCAGTCAACGTGATGGAGCCGGTCTCGGTATTGCCGAGAAGCACGTACATCAACGCTCAACATGGTTTGTCTTTCCCAAACACGTCTACAGCTGCGGTAAGTAACCGACCGACAGTGCAGGCTGGCCTAGCGGGTAATTTAGTCCATCCACCAAGTAGCGAAGTTATTCCAAGGTTCATTCCCGGTCCAAATTACAATCAACCCGTGGGTTCGGTACCTCAATCAAGTGTAGGTAACCTACCGGTCATTTCGTCTATCAGTTCAGCCCTTGAGAGTAGAGTTCCTGCTTCCCTATCATTGAATCCTCCCTGGGGCGATTATGCCCCGGTATATCCATCGGTACTGCCAGGTGATCTTGCCCGCTCCTCTGTTTTCGCGGGAGGAGGCGCAGCAATTCCTCATTCGGCgccaagtgttccaattatgtcgCAGAACAGTATTCCTCCTTCTTTTTCGATGCCCATTGACAGTCGGGGCATTTACAATTTGTCCTCGCAGCATTATCCGGGGATAAGTGTGTCCAGTTACCAAGCTCCAATCTTCTCGATGCCGCGGCAGTCAAACCTTCCGATTCAACAGCTGCAAGGTCCAAACTCCCAACAGCTAGCCGCTCGCCATGTGGTACCCAAGGAATTACCATCATTCTCTGGGAATCCAGCAGAGTGGCCACTCTTCTGGAGCAGTTTCGAGACGTCCACTCAGATGTGTGGATATACAGACGCAGAAAACTTGATGCGGTTGCAGCGAAGCTTGAAGGGGGACGCTAGGAAAGCTGTTAGCTGTTTTCTGCTGCATCCAACGAATGTACCAGAGGTCATGAATACATTGCACTCGCTGTATGGTCGTCCAGAGGCTATCATCCATACGCTGCTGAATGAAGTACGTGCCACCCCCGCTCCCCGACACGATAAGCTGGACACCCTGATCAATTTCGGACTTGCAGTGAGAAATCTCTGTGTGCATCTTGTTAGCACAAGACAAGAAATGCACTTAGTGAATCCCATCCTGCTACAAGAGCTTGTGGAGAAGCTGCCAGCGAATATCAAGCTTGATTGGGCTCTCTACAGACAACGTGAGCTGGTGGCCGACCTCCGAGCCTTCGCGGACTACATGAACGTGTTAGTGACAGCGGCAAGTAGCGTTACAACGATCACTGAGCAGAGCGGCCAGAAACCAGACGTCCAAAAGGGAAAGGCGAAGGCCTTCGTGAATCCTCACTCGACGGAGAGTACTAGGGCGGAATGGCGGACCAAGGAAGGAACAAAGACGGAAGAAAGTTCATCGGAATTCAAACCGGATCGGCCGTGTGTAGTCTGCAAAATCAATGGCCACAAACCAAAAGACTGCGATGCGTTTAAGCATAAAAGTCTGGCCGATCGTTGGAAGATCGCCAACGAAGTCCATCTCTGCAAAAGATGCCTGTATCCTCATGGACGCTGGCCCTGTAAGGCTCCAGCGTGCGGCGTAAACGGCTGTCAGCAACGTCACCACCGCCTTCTCCATCCGGGAGAACCACAGCCGAATAGGACGAGTGCTACCGTCACCACTACAACGGGAACAGTATCAGTTCATCGACATTTGCAGAGCAAGATACttttccgtatagttccggtcatACTACACGCGAACGGGAAATCGATACGAACATTTGCGTTCCTTGATAGCGGTTCCGATGCCACTCTGGTAGACAACTCTATAGTGAAGCGACTGGGGATTGTAGGTCAACCGACCCCGCTGTGTATGCAGTGGACAAACGGAGTGAAGCGTACGGAAGAAGAATCGCAAAGTGTTCAACTTTACATCTCGGGAATTGATTCTACGAAACGTTTCGTCCTGAATGGTGTGCACACGGTCAAAAAGCTGGATTTGCCTCAACAGTCGTTGCGATTCGAGAACTTCGAAAGGGATTTTCCACACCTTCGCGGGCTTCCGGTAAAGAGCTACGATAATGCGCTTCCCGGAATTCTGATTGGTCTGGACAACACTAAGATCGAAACGCCTCTAAAGTTGAGAGAAGGTAAGCCGGATGAGCCGGTAGCAGCGAAAACTCGGATTGGTTGGGTCGTGTTTGGAAGAAGTGGAGGTTCTACTGAAAATCCCTTCCGCCATGTGCTTCATCTGTGCAGCCGTTCAGGTGATGATACGCTCCACGATTTAGTGAAAGATTTCTTCCGTGTCGAAGGCACGGGAATAACATCACCAGCCGCATTGGATTCTGCCGATGATGTACGCGCTcgagaaatccttagagcaacTACGGTTCGAACTCCCAATGGACGTTTCCAAACAGGGCTTTTGTGGAAATACGACCGAGTGGAATTCCCAAACAGTAGGCCCATGGCGGAACGTCGTCTGCTTTGCCTGGAGAAGAGACTGCAAAAATCACCAGAGCTGTACTCCAACGTCAAACAGCAGATTATTTCATACCAAGAGAAAGGCTATGCTCATATAGCAACGGACAAGGAGCGGCAGcactttttttgtaccagtaaaaccacaaaaacgatccttaaacaaatacgaaacgattcataa
- the LOC134290512 gene encoding uncharacterized protein LOC134290512 → MFSPDEQADDFPKAAEAIKENHYVDDYLDSVDTVEEAVQLVKEVRTVHATGGFDIRHWMSNSPEVIERIGDGSEGTTKHFVMDKCSSTERVLGMTWQPSEDIFSFCIQLRENLQRFIAGEAVPTKREALSVVMSVFDPLGLVAVALVHGKVLLQDIWRAGVGWDEQIPAETTIRWKEWVQMLKKLEEVKVPRCYFPGYGKQAYETLELHIFVDASESAYAACAYFRLVDQGIIRCCLVSAKTKVAPLKPLSVPRLELQAAVMGARLMETVVSNHTLKIHRRVLWSDSTTVLSWLQSDPRRRTQFVAFRIGEILELTDIKDWRWVPTKCNVADDATKWGHGPNVDPNSRWFKGPTFLYEREEDWPQRKLPLAESQEELRPLYVHTHVVVEPTLDFKRFSKWERLIRCVAFVRRFYENCLRRIRRQPLCSSTSLSREELRNAEFAVWRLVQLDAYPEEFAVLLKNLNVSPDQRQKIKKCSRLHGQSPVIGEGELIRMERRTREADWISTDVKFPLILPKEHYATFLLVDWYHRTFRHANRETVTNEVMQKYFVSALRVLVRRVATLCNWCRVYKAKPEIPRMGPLPDARLTPYVRPFTFVGLDYFGPLTVKIGRSTTKRWVALFTCLTVRAVHLEIVASLSTESCKLAIRRFIARRGAPAEIYSDQGTNFQGAKRELQTEISAINNSLAGIFTNSATQWKFNPPYAPHMGGAWERLVRSVKVALSALPVCRNPDEETLSTVLVEIEGMVNTRPLTYLALENSEQEALTPNHFLMLSSSGVNQPAVQHVDPRTALRSNWNLARAMLDRFWTRWIQEYLPAISKQTKWFGEARSLQIGDLVVIVQDNLRNSWTRGRVVRVYPGKDGRVRKADVQTSTGITQRPATLLAVLDVQEPAGCIAEGTSRNTGGGVLATRPCILQQGSRSSVTNDGNVIGDNTIQKEHKNE, encoded by the coding sequence aTGTTTTCCCCGGACGAACAGGCGGACGACTTCCCGAAAGCAGCCGAGGCAATAAAGGAAAACCACTACGTCGACGATTATTTAGACAGCGTAGATACAGTCGAGGAAGCAGTACAACTGGTGAAAGAAGTTAGAACTGTCCACGCCACCGGAGGATTTGATATTCGGCATTGGATGTCGAATTCACCAGAAGTGATCGAGCGAATTGGAGACGGTAGCGAAGGTACAACCAAACACTTCGTAATGGACAAATGCAGCAGTACAGAACGCGTGCTAGGAATGACCTGGCAGCCGAGCGAGGACATATTCTCGTTTTGCATCCAGTTACGAGAGAACCTTCAGCGTTTTATCGCGGGAGAGGCAGTACCAACGAAACGAGAAGCCCTGAGCGTGGTGATGAGCGTCTTCGACCCTCTGGGACTGGTAGCGGTGGCGTTAGTTCACGGGAAGGTGCTGCTTCAGGACATATGGAGAGCCGGTGTTGGCTGGGATGAGCAGATTCCGGCGGAAACAACTATTCGGTGGAAGGAGTGGGTCCAGATGTTGAAGAAGCTTGAAGAGGTGAAGGTACCCCGCTGTTATTTCCCTGGCTACGGAAAACAAGCCTACGAAACGCTGGAACTGCACATATTCGTCGACGCCAGTGAATCAGCTTACGCGGCATGTGCCTACTTCCGCCTGGTGGATCAGGGCATCATCCGCTGTTGCCTTGTTTCAGCAAAAACAAAAGTCGCACCTCTCAAACCGCTATCTGTTCCTCGGTTAGAGCTTCAAGCCGccgttatgggagctcgcttgatGGAAACCGTTGTTTCCAACCATACACTGAAAATCCATCGGAGAGTACTCTGGAGCGACTCAACAACAGTGCTGTCGTGGCTGCAATCCGATCCACGGCGTCGCACACAATTTGTAGCATTCAGGATTGGCGAGATCTTGGAGCTCACGGACATTAAGGACTGGCGTTGGGTACCGACAAAATGTAACGTTGCGGACGACGCTACCAAATGGGGACACGGACCCAATGTGGACCCGAACAGCCGCTGGTTTAAAGGACCAACTTTCCTGTACGAGCGAGAAGAAGATTGGCCTCAACGAAAACTTCCTTTGGCTGAGTCTCAGGAGGAGCTGCGTCCCTTGTACGTACATACCCATGTTGTAGTGGAACCAACATTGGATTTCAAACGCTTCTCCAAATGGGAGCGACTGATACGATGCGTCGCATTCGTGCGCCGTTTCTACGAAAACTGCCTGCGGAGAATTCGACGACAACCATTGTGTTCTTCAACAAGTTTAAGTCGAGAAGAACTGAGGAATGCGGAGTTCGCTGTGTGGAGACTGGTTCAACTGGACGCGTATCCGGAAGAGTTCGCGGTGCTGCTGAAAAACCTAAATGTTTCACCTGATCAGCGGCAGAAGATTAAGAAATGCAGTAGACTTCACGGTCAATCTCCGGTTATTGGGGAAGGAGAGCTCATCCGAATGGAACGCCGGACGAGGGAAGCGGATTGGATTTCTACGGATGTAAAATTTCCGCTAATTCTACCAAAAGAACACTACGCGACTTTCTTGTTGGTCGATTGGTATCATCGTACGTTCAGGCACGCCAACAGGGAAACTGTGACGAACGAGGTAATGCAGAAGTACTTCGTGTCGGCCTTGAGAGTTCTGGTGCGAAGGGTAGCTACTCTTTGCAACTGGTGTAGAGTCTACAAAGCGAAACCTGAAATACCACGGATGGGACCACTTCCAGATGCGCGTTTAACCCCGTACGTTCGACCCTTTACGTTCGTTGGGTTAGACTACTTTGGCCCTCTAACGGTAAAGATCGGCCGAAGCACCACCAAGCGATGGGTAGCACTCTTTACGTGCTTGACGGTACGCGCGGTCCATTTGGAGATAGTTGCAAGTCTCTCCACGGAATCTTGCAAACTGGCGATTCGTCGGTTCATTGCTCGCAGAGGCGCACCAGCGGAGATATATTCCGACCAAGGAACGAATTTTCAGGGAGCGAAACGGGAACTTCAGACCGAAATCTCCGCCATCAACAACTCTCTCGCTGGAATTTTCACCAATTCTGCGACACAGTGGAAGTTTAATCCTCCATATGCTCCACATATGGGAGGAGCATGGGAGAGACTCGTGCGTTCTGTGAAGGTCGCTCTAAGTGCTTTGCCAGTATGCAGGAACCCTGACGAAGAAACATTGTCGACGGTGCTGGTAGAAATCGAAGGCATGGTGAACACCCGACCGCTGACCTATCTGGCACTGGAAAATTCGGAACAGGAGGCGCTAACACCGAACCATTTTTTAATGCTCAGCTCTTCCGGTGTGAATCAACCGGCAGTTCAACATGTGGATCCTCGTACAGCATTGCGATCGAACTGGAACCTAGCCCGTGCGATGCTTGACCGTTTTTGGACAAGGTGGATCCAAGAGTATTTGCCAGCCATCTCGAAGCAGACCAAATGGTTTGGCGAAGCAAGGTCCCTACAAATCGGCGATTTGGTAGTCATCGTGCAGGACAATTTACGGAACAGCTGGACCAGAGGAAGAGTTGTGCGGGTATATCCAGGAAAAGATGGACGTGTTCGCAAGGCAGATGTTCAAACTTCAACTGGCATCACTCAACGACCGGCGACTTTGCTTGCAGTGCTAGATGTTCAAGAGCCGGCTGGCTGTATAGCGGAAGGAACTTCGCGCAATACGGGTGGGGGCGTGTTGGCAACCCGGCCTTGCATTTTACAGCAGGGATCGCGATCGTCAGTGACAAACGACGGCAACGTCATCGGTGACAATACGATCCAAAAGGAACACAAAAACGAATAG